From a region of the Acidobacteriota bacterium genome:
- the rpmJ gene encoding 50S ribosomal protein L36: MKVRPSVKKICPKCKIIKRKGVIRVICDNPKHKQRQG; encoded by the coding sequence ATGAAAGTCAGACCGTCGGTGAAGAAAATCTGCCCGAAGTGCAAGATCATCAAGCGCAAGGGCGTGATCCGGGTCATCTGTGACAACCCGAAGCACAAGCAAAGGCAAGGGTAA
- the infA gene encoding translation initiation factor IF-1 has translation MSKDDVIQMKAVVKEALPNAMFRVELESGHRVLAHISGKMRKHFIRILPGDQILVELSPYDLNRGRIVYRFKS, from the coding sequence ATGAGCAAGGACGATGTCATCCAGATGAAGGCGGTGGTGAAGGAGGCATTGCCCAACGCCATGTTCCGGGTGGAGCTGGAGAGCGGGCACCGGGTGCTCGCGCACATCTCGGGCAAGATGAGAAAGCACTTCATCCGCATCCTGCCCGGGGACCAGATCCTCGTCGAGCTCTCCCCTTACGACCTGAACCGGGGGCGCATCGTCTACCGGTTCAAGAGCTAG
- the map gene encoding type I methionyl aminopeptidase, translating into MIHLKTPQEVDIMDEANRIVLDVLDRLEKELAPGVALQELDAIAEDVATRRGAKPAFKGYNGYPASVCISINDEVVHGIPGPRKLQAGDLVSMDFGVIYRDFYGDAARTCAVGGLDPDGERLIRVTRESLLAGIELVREGNRVSDVSHAVQTHVEKHGFSVVRDYVGHGVGRALHEEPQVPNFGDPGRGPRLQAGMVLAIEPMVNEGEPGVSVDEDGWTVRTADGRRSAHFEFSVAVTQAGPRILGVQGV; encoded by the coding sequence ATGATCCACCTGAAGACGCCCCAAGAGGTCGACATCATGGACGAGGCGAACCGCATCGTCCTCGACGTCCTGGACCGGCTCGAGAAGGAGCTGGCCCCCGGCGTGGCGCTCCAGGAGCTGGACGCCATCGCCGAGGACGTGGCGACCCGTCGCGGGGCGAAGCCGGCCTTCAAGGGGTACAACGGATACCCCGCCTCGGTCTGCATCTCCATCAACGACGAGGTGGTCCACGGGATCCCCGGGCCCCGCAAGCTTCAGGCGGGCGACCTGGTGTCCATGGACTTCGGGGTCATCTACCGCGATTTCTACGGGGACGCGGCGAGGACGTGCGCCGTCGGCGGGCTCGACCCCGATGGCGAGCGGCTGATCCGCGTGACGAGGGAGAGCCTCCTCGCCGGCATTGAACTCGTGCGAGAGGGCAACCGCGTCTCGGACGTGTCCCACGCCGTGCAGACCCACGTGGAGAAGCACGGTTTCAGCGTGGTCCGCGATTACGTGGGCCACGGGGTGGGTCGGGCCCTTCACGAGGAGCCCCAGGTCCCCAATTTCGGCGACCCGGGACGCGGGCCCCGGCTTCAGGCGGGCATGGTCCTGGCCATCGAGCCCATGGTGAACGAAGGGGAACCCGGCGTGTCCGTGGACGAGGACGGCTGGACCGTCCGCACGGCCGACGGCCGGCGCTCGGCGCACTTCGAGTTCAGCGTGGCGGTGACCCAGGCCGGCCCGAGGATATTGGGGGTTCAGGGGGTATGA
- a CDS encoding adenylate kinase: protein MHHQKNLVLLGPPGAGKGTQAKELAVRLGVPHISTGDMLREAVREGTPLGLKAKSVMESGGLVSDELLTGIVKERLAKADCDKGFILDGYPRNLSQAGILAGILGDLGKDPVTALELEVADDVIVTRLGSRRSCPACGAVYNLVFSPPKKEGVCDKCGTGLVLRDDDKESVIRERLRVYHEKTAPLSSHFREAGRLKSVPGDVAPAQVLEALEKAIG, encoded by the coding sequence ATGCACCACCAAAAGAACCTCGTGCTGTTGGGGCCCCCTGGGGCCGGCAAGGGTACTCAGGCCAAAGAGCTGGCCGTCCGTCTCGGCGTCCCCCACATCTCCACGGGAGACATGCTTCGGGAGGCCGTGCGCGAGGGCACGCCCCTGGGGCTGAAGGCGAAATCCGTCATGGAAAGCGGCGGGCTGGTGTCGGACGAACTCCTCACGGGTATCGTGAAAGAGCGCCTGGCCAAGGCGGATTGCGACAAGGGGTTCATCCTCGACGGGTATCCCAGGAACCTCTCCCAGGCCGGCATCCTCGCCGGGATCCTCGGCGATCTGGGCAAGGACCCGGTGACGGCCCTGGAGCTCGAGGTGGCCGACGACGTGATCGTGACGCGCCTCGGCAGCCGGCGTTCCTGCCCGGCCTGCGGCGCCGTGTACAACCTCGTCTTCTCCCCCCCCAAGAAGGAGGGGGTTTGCGATAAATGCGGCACAGGGCTCGTGCTGAGGGACGACGACAAGGAATCCGTGATCCGCGAGCGGCTGCGCGTGTATCACGAGAAAACCGCTCCCCTTTCGAGCCACTTCCGGGAAGCGGGGCGCCTGAAGTCCGTTCCGGGCGACGTGGCCCCGGCCCAGGTCTTGGAAGCCCTGGAGAAGGCCATCGGATGA